The following are from one region of the Candidatus Hydrogenedentota bacterium genome:
- a CDS encoding glycosylase, with protein MLLSLSVAVSLFMAAAEPPLPFPSELVDFVPYGHNPLFEGSGPGHWDEAIRERGWIMKEGDTYTMWYTGYVPGKAPVMKLGLATSTDGYTWKRYSDAPIYDRTWVEDMIVVKQGDTYYMFAEGTNDHAHLLTSTDRVQWTDRGTLDIRYADGSPLKPGPFGTPCVLFENEVWYLFYERDDEAIWVATSKDLKTWKNIQDEPVIKRGPEPYDTKMIALNQIVKYDDCYYAYYHATAPANGPDKWTMNVAASKDLIHWQKYPGNPIIGVDNSSGILVNDGQRYRMYCMHREVSLFLPRKNASGK; from the coding sequence ATGCTCTTGTCTCTAAGTGTAGCAGTGTCACTTTTCATGGCAGCAGCCGAGCCTCCGTTGCCATTCCCCTCTGAGTTGGTGGACTTCGTGCCCTACGGACATAACCCGCTCTTTGAAGGCAGCGGTCCAGGGCATTGGGATGAGGCCATCCGGGAACGAGGGTGGATCATGAAAGAAGGCGACACCTACACCATGTGGTACACGGGGTACGTGCCAGGAAAAGCACCTGTCATGAAGCTGGGTCTTGCCACATCGACGGACGGGTATACGTGGAAGCGGTATTCTGATGCACCAATTTACGATCGGACATGGGTAGAAGACATGATCGTGGTGAAGCAGGGCGACACGTACTACATGTTCGCGGAAGGGACTAATGACCACGCCCATTTGCTCACATCAACAGACCGTGTCCAGTGGACCGATCGAGGTACGCTCGACATTCGATATGCAGACGGTTCCCCATTGAAACCCGGACCGTTTGGGACACCGTGCGTCCTGTTCGAAAACGAAGTGTGGTACTTGTTCTACGAGCGAGACGACGAGGCAATCTGGGTAGCGACCTCGAAAGACTTGAAGACGTGGAAGAACATTCAGGATGAACCGGTGATTAAGCGGGGTCCCGAACCGTATGACACGAAGATGATCGCTCTCAATCAGATCGTGAAGTACGATGATTGCTACTACGCGTATTACCATGCGACTGCGCCGGCGAATGGACCCGACAAGTGGACTATGAACGTTGCGGCATCCAAGGATCTCATTCACTGGCAGAAGTATCCAGGCAATCCAATAATCGGTGTCGACAACTCCAGCGGGATCTTGGTGAATGACGGGCAACGGTACCGGATGTACTGTATGCACCGAGAGGTCTCGCTCTTCCTGCCGCGAAAGAACGCTTCGGGTAAGTGA
- a CDS encoding DUF2961 domain-containing protein translates to MRLAGILVVCLTIASSALGAPITTGSLVDEMADMRRLSQFPSPSYRTVQFSSYDHQSTVPGGEKWFGNDDGFGNEKIPNFETVLTPAQGSKPGEYLMCHVDGPGAVVRLWTAKIAGTVRVYLDNLDKPFYEGNAEEFFLHPYDPFLPGSGLTREQLTGPFYQRNAAYAPIPFAKLCRVVWIGNPKDTHFYEIQIRKYDEGAEVKTFSADDVKTNADSIRRAIAVLTDPAKNFEYRSKKEAAPIEAKLQAKGTVESLKLEGPGLIERLTLKLTASDVDLALRQTIMHIVFDKAPWGQVQSPIGDFFGAAPGINPYTSVPFTVEPDGTMTCRYVMPFKQSAQIIFENRGDQEVTISGSVLPDNYTWDDASSMHFRARWRVNHDLVASGNDTMGAQDLPFVIARGQGMYVGTAVMLLNPNCVPTSWGNWWGEGDEKIFVDGDVRPSTFGTGSEDYFNYAWSAFDLFTYPYCGQPRNDGPANRGFVVNYRWHIMDPLPFRSGIAFYMELFSHERTEGFSYARLSYLYARPGFMDDHVTITNEDVRRPALPPTWEPLPHFGAVRWEFKACEDIAKGPTNTTFVQSGQWQGGKALVWTPQKTDETLRLTLSIPEKGDYVLNLACMYRPDGGAFRAAIDGTPVVFNGKDSVSLIAPYHVISQLVSGIVTQLKEGEHELVLTPVEAGKPIGLDFLAIRKK, encoded by the coding sequence ATGAGACTCGCAGGAATTCTTGTCGTATGCCTGACCATCGCGAGTTCCGCGTTGGGAGCGCCTATCACTACGGGCAGCCTTGTTGATGAAATGGCGGACATGCGCCGTCTATCTCAGTTTCCGTCTCCGTCGTATAGGACCGTGCAATTCTCGTCGTACGATCACCAGAGCACCGTACCGGGCGGAGAAAAGTGGTTTGGGAATGACGATGGATTCGGCAACGAGAAGATTCCGAACTTCGAGACCGTATTGACTCCAGCGCAAGGCAGCAAGCCAGGCGAATACCTGATGTGCCACGTTGACGGACCCGGCGCGGTAGTGCGTTTGTGGACCGCAAAGATTGCCGGTACGGTTCGTGTCTATCTCGATAACCTCGACAAGCCATTCTACGAAGGGAATGCCGAGGAATTCTTCCTTCATCCGTATGACCCATTCCTGCCTGGTTCTGGATTGACACGGGAACAGTTGACAGGTCCGTTCTACCAGAGAAACGCGGCATATGCGCCGATTCCGTTCGCAAAACTGTGCCGCGTTGTGTGGATAGGCAATCCAAAGGACACACACTTCTACGAGATTCAAATCCGCAAGTACGACGAAGGTGCGGAGGTGAAGACATTCTCCGCGGACGACGTGAAGACGAATGCAGATTCTATCCGCCGGGCGATTGCGGTCTTGACGGACCCTGCTAAGAACTTCGAGTATCGGTCGAAGAAGGAGGCGGCGCCGATCGAGGCAAAATTGCAGGCCAAAGGGACAGTCGAATCGTTGAAGCTGGAAGGGCCTGGACTTATTGAGCGGTTAACACTGAAGCTCACGGCATCGGATGTCGATCTGGCGCTGCGTCAGACGATCATGCACATTGTCTTCGACAAAGCGCCGTGGGGACAAGTGCAGTCGCCAATAGGCGATTTCTTTGGGGCGGCTCCGGGCATCAATCCCTATACTTCCGTTCCCTTCACGGTCGAACCAGACGGAACAATGACATGCCGCTATGTCATGCCCTTCAAGCAATCCGCGCAGATCATCTTTGAGAACCGCGGAGACCAGGAAGTGACGATTTCGGGCTCCGTTCTACCCGACAATTACACGTGGGACGACGCATCGTCGATGCATTTTCGGGCTCGTTGGCGCGTGAATCATGATCTCGTCGCATCGGGCAACGATACAATGGGCGCGCAGGACTTGCCGTTTGTGATTGCGCGCGGCCAAGGCATGTATGTCGGAACGGCCGTCATGTTGCTCAATCCCAATTGTGTGCCGACGTCTTGGGGCAACTGGTGGGGAGAAGGCGACGAGAAGATATTTGTGGATGGAGATGTGCGACCGTCCACGTTTGGAACCGGGTCCGAAGACTACTTCAACTATGCGTGGTCCGCTTTTGATCTGTTTACTTACCCCTACTGTGGCCAGCCCCGAAATGACGGTCCCGCTAACCGCGGATTCGTCGTCAATTACCGGTGGCACATCATGGATCCGCTGCCTTTCAGAAGCGGCATCGCTTTCTACATGGAGTTGTTCAGCCACGAGCGCACGGAAGGATTCTCCTATGCGCGATTAAGCTACCTCTATGCACGTCCTGGATTCATGGACGACCATGTAACGATCACCAATGAAGACGTGCGTAGACCTGCATTGCCTCCGACGTGGGAACCGTTGCCGCATTTTGGGGCGGTTCGATGGGAGTTCAAGGCGTGTGAAGATATCGCAAAGGGCCCGACGAACACTACGTTTGTCCAAAGCGGACAATGGCAGGGCGGTAAGGCGCTTGTGTGGACTCCGCAGAAAACGGACGAAACGCTGCGCCTGACATTGTCGATTCCTGAGAAGGGCGACTATGTCTTGAATCTGGCGTGCATGTACCGTCCCGACGGCGGCGCTTTCCGAGCAGCGATTGACGGCACGCCCGTTGTGTTCAATGGCAAAGATTCAGTGAGTCTGATTGCGCCTTACCACGTAATATCGCAATTGGTGTCAGGAATCGTGACCCAGTTGAAAGAGGGTGAACACGAATTGGTGCTGACTCCGGTTGAGGCAGGTAAACCCATTGGCCTCGACTTCCTGGCCATCCGAAAGAAGTAG
- a CDS encoding LacI family transcriptional regulator, whose translation MSIVNPSKSRRPITTSEIARLTGLSRSTVSAVLNGKTNVRESTRRKVLECIRKGNYESGMIARTLVGELSRMVAVLASNLGSPFHMMTFRGMNSVLEAHGYHILFHNVRPEDQDDPETLASLHAYRPAGYIVLKGAEGRGGIHAQEIVNERVPIVAQGKLEGIETHSVNFDNRLGMKMATDYVIEKGHRKLGHLAGPTFSLGAKERKLGFVESLIEHDIAVSDAVIIDTGETAVAGYQGALEVLKNPATRPTALLCFNDMVAMGVYRAAHELSLEIPDNLSVVGFDGIDFAELLGPPLTTVDIHPEVLGEQAADLLVKAITNQTGRGIVTQWVAPRLLERASVRQL comes from the coding sequence CGAGCGAGATTGCCCGCCTGACAGGTCTGTCACGTTCTACAGTCTCGGCAGTTCTGAATGGCAAGACAAACGTCAGAGAAAGCACGAGACGAAAGGTCCTGGAGTGCATTCGGAAAGGCAACTACGAATCGGGAATGATTGCCCGGACGCTTGTGGGCGAATTGTCGAGGATGGTGGCCGTGCTGGCCTCCAATCTGGGTAGTCCCTTCCACATGATGACGTTTCGGGGGATGAACTCCGTCCTGGAAGCGCATGGCTACCACATTTTGTTTCACAACGTGCGGCCGGAGGACCAGGACGACCCGGAAACGCTGGCCAGCCTGCATGCATACCGGCCTGCGGGGTACATCGTCCTAAAGGGGGCCGAGGGGCGAGGCGGCATCCACGCGCAGGAGATTGTCAATGAGCGGGTGCCTATCGTGGCACAAGGCAAGTTGGAAGGAATAGAGACACATTCAGTCAATTTTGACAACCGCCTTGGCATGAAGATGGCCACAGACTATGTCATCGAAAAGGGCCATCGAAAACTGGGGCACCTCGCGGGTCCGACGTTTTCGTTGGGAGCGAAAGAGCGCAAACTCGGTTTTGTTGAGAGCCTCATCGAACATGACATCGCCGTCTCGGACGCAGTTATCATCGACACGGGGGAAACAGCCGTCGCGGGTTATCAAGGTGCTCTGGAGGTCTTGAAGAACCCGGCAACCCGGCCGACCGCGCTACTTTGTTTCAATGACATGGTCGCAATGGGCGTATACCGGGCCGCGCATGAATTGTCTTTGGAAATACCGGACAACCTCAGTGTTGTGGGATTCGACGGAATCGATTTCGCCGAACTCTTAGGTCCTCCACTCACGACGGTAGACATCCACCCGGAGGTTCTAGGCGAACAAGCGGCCGATTTGCTGGTGAAAGCGATCACCAACCAGACGGGACGCGGCATAGTAACGCAATGGGTCGCACCGAGACTTCTGGAACGCGCGTCTGTCCGTCAATTGTAG